From Vogesella sp. XCS3, the proteins below share one genomic window:
- a CDS encoding methyltransferase has protein sequence MPGYTVKTQHVRVAGAPDLVIRSLLDNQQYADPLGEAAALGISEASWPLFGLVWPSAQKLADLMQDWELGTQRILEIGCGLGLASLVIQRRAGNITASDCHPLTAGFLAANVALNALPPLPYLTGNWGHSNPGLGEFDLIIGSDVLYERDQPLTLAAFIALHAAPAAQVIIIDPNRGNRSLFHRQMALLGFTLSETMIEAPLWDGTPYRGRLLHYQRSLPPASVC, from the coding sequence ATGCCAGGCTATACAGTAAAAACCCAGCACGTTCGCGTGGCTGGGGCCCCCGATCTCGTCATCCGTTCCTTGCTGGACAACCAGCAGTACGCCGACCCGCTAGGCGAAGCCGCCGCGCTGGGTATTTCCGAAGCCAGCTGGCCGCTATTTGGCCTGGTATGGCCATCTGCACAAAAGCTGGCCGACCTGATGCAAGACTGGGAACTGGGTACGCAGCGCATTCTGGAAATTGGCTGCGGACTGGGGCTGGCCAGCCTGGTGATACAGCGCCGTGCCGGCAATATCACCGCCAGCGACTGCCACCCGCTCACCGCAGGTTTTCTGGCGGCCAACGTGGCGCTGAATGCGCTGCCGCCGCTGCCCTACCTTACCGGTAACTGGGGGCACAGCAACCCGGGCCTGGGCGAGTTTGACCTGATTATCGGCAGCGATGTGCTGTACGAGCGCGACCAGCCACTGACCCTGGCCGCATTTATTGCCCTGCATGCCGCCCCAGCCGCCCAGGTCATCATCATCGACCCGAACCGTGGCAACCGCAGCCTGTTTCACCGCCAGATGGCCTTGCTGGGCTTTACACTGAGCGAAACCATGATCGAAGCCCCGTTGTGGGACGGCACACCCTATCGTGGCCGCCTGCTGCACTACCAGCGCAGCCTGCCACCAGCCAGCGTGTGCTAG
- a CDS encoding L,D-transpeptidase, giving the protein MAIQQIGLHLLPSSLLQPVQSTKLTLKPSLALFAFISSTVWASTPEPDVDIAPLGQHLVVNLPQTRVLLYQDGVLLRSYPVAVGKQITRTPTGSYSITGIHRDPTWHVPKSIQAEMAKKGQPVKTEVPPGPDNPLGKVFIRFGEPRLGLGFHGTNQPGSVPGVRSHGCVRLKNENALALADWVNNGAQVTIAYQPLVLNEDEAGELWLTAYRDIYGMKDPSYRHLANTLLEWQRDKSKVLHGARVDVAIRERTGKPVCLSCKDAASATITGGLSIKRWLSVDPEPSQQEATVPVQGRALQSKAPVVSPG; this is encoded by the coding sequence ATGGCAATACAACAAATCGGTCTGCATCTGCTACCATCCTCGCTATTGCAACCTGTTCAAAGTACCAAATTGACACTCAAGCCCAGCCTTGCCCTCTTTGCCTTCATCAGTAGCACTGTATGGGCGTCCACCCCCGAGCCGGATGTCGATATCGCCCCCCTGGGCCAGCATCTGGTGGTGAACCTGCCGCAAACCCGTGTGTTGCTGTATCAGGATGGCGTTTTGCTGCGCAGTTACCCGGTAGCGGTGGGCAAGCAGATCACGCGTACGCCTACCGGCAGCTACAGCATTACCGGTATTCACCGTGACCCGACCTGGCATGTCCCCAAGTCCATCCAGGCGGAAATGGCCAAAAAAGGCCAGCCGGTGAAAACCGAAGTACCACCTGGGCCGGATAATCCGCTGGGCAAGGTATTCATCCGTTTTGGCGAGCCGCGTCTGGGCCTGGGCTTTCACGGTACCAACCAGCCAGGTAGCGTGCCCGGGGTGCGTAGCCATGGTTGTGTCCGCTTGAAAAACGAGAATGCGCTGGCCTTGGCCGACTGGGTGAATAATGGCGCCCAGGTGACCATTGCCTACCAGCCTCTGGTGTTGAACGAGGACGAGGCCGGCGAGCTGTGGCTCACCGCCTATCGTGATATCTACGGCATGAAAGACCCGTCCTACCGCCACCTGGCCAACACACTGCTGGAATGGCAACGCGACAAGTCCAAGGTGCTGCATGGTGCCCGTGTGGATGTGGCGATACGCGAACGCACCGGCAAGCCGGTATGCCTGTCGTGCAAGGATGCCGCCAGCGCCACCATTACCGGCGGCCTCAGCATCAAGCGCTGGCTCAGCGTAGACCCGGAGCCCTCGCAGCAGGAGGCAACCGTGCCGGTACAGGGGCGTGCCTTGCAAAGCAAGGCGCCTGTTGTGAGCCCAGGCTAG
- the rlmD gene encoding 23S rRNA (uracil(1939)-C(5))-methyltransferase RlmD, with the protein MTQQQQIAQIESLDHEGRGVAHVEGKTIFIEGALPYEVVTYSSFRKKPSYENAVAVDVLKDSYMRTQPSCPHYGVCGGCSMQHVEFTAQVAIKQRVLEDNLARIGKVRPQVVMTPIAGPAWGYRHRARLSARLVEKKGGVLVGFHEKRSSFIADMNECHILPKHISALITPLRQMIYQLSINNRMPQVEVAVGSDVDILVFRNMDAITDDDFAILKGFSDQYSQPGRPLQMWLQPKGPETCYPIYPLDAPRLTYRLADFNVEMPYYPTEFTQVNPDINNVMVARALRLLDPQAGERIADMFCGIGNFTLPIARSGATVHGMEGSQALVKRAVENATHNGLQDKVSYEMANLFDVTEESLAALGKFDKMLIDPPRDGAIQLVKAFTEETAPQRLVYVSCNPSTLARDAGILVHTKGYTLKSAGIVNMFPHTGHVESIAWFEKTSPCKTHAEVAEMEAREEAERDAARAIAIAAREVRETQLAELRAIEKAEKQAAKAARTAEFQARTAANAEKRAAFEARQAGGDAGSEQAE; encoded by the coding sequence ATGACTCAACAGCAACAAATCGCCCAGATCGAATCCCTGGACCATGAAGGACGTGGTGTTGCCCACGTCGAAGGCAAGACAATATTTATCGAAGGCGCACTGCCTTACGAAGTAGTTACTTACAGCAGCTTCCGTAAAAAACCCAGCTACGAGAACGCGGTAGCGGTAGATGTGTTGAAAGACAGCTACATGCGCACCCAGCCATCCTGTCCGCACTATGGCGTATGCGGTGGCTGCTCCATGCAGCACGTGGAGTTTACCGCCCAGGTGGCCATCAAACAGCGCGTGCTGGAAGACAACCTGGCCCGCATCGGCAAGGTTCGCCCGCAAGTGGTCATGACCCCTATCGCCGGCCCGGCCTGGGGCTACCGCCACCGCGCCCGCCTGTCTGCCCGCCTGGTAGAGAAAAAAGGCGGCGTGCTGGTAGGTTTCCATGAAAAGCGCTCCAGCTTCATCGCCGACATGAACGAGTGCCACATTCTGCCCAAGCACATCTCGGCGCTGATTACCCCGCTGCGCCAGATGATTTACCAGCTGTCCATCAACAACCGCATGCCGCAGGTAGAAGTGGCCGTGGGCTCGGACGTGGACATCCTGGTGTTCCGCAATATGGACGCCATCACCGATGACGACTTCGCCATCCTGAAAGGCTTTTCCGACCAATACAGCCAGCCAGGCCGCCCGCTGCAAATGTGGCTGCAGCCCAAAGGCCCGGAAACCTGCTACCCCATCTACCCGCTGGACGCACCACGCCTGACCTACCGCCTGGCCGACTTCAACGTGGAAATGCCGTACTACCCCACCGAGTTCACCCAGGTCAACCCGGACATCAACAACGTGATGGTCGCCCGCGCCCTGCGCCTGCTGGACCCGCAAGCCGGCGAACGCATTGCCGACATGTTCTGCGGCATCGGCAACTTCACCCTGCCGATCGCCCGTAGCGGCGCCACCGTGCACGGCATGGAAGGCAGCCAGGCGCTGGTAAAACGCGCCGTGGAAAACGCCACCCACAACGGCCTGCAAGACAAGGTGAGCTACGAGATGGCCAACCTGTTCGACGTGACCGAAGAATCGCTGGCAGCGCTGGGCAAGTTCGACAAAATGCTGATCGACCCGCCACGCGACGGCGCCATCCAGCTGGTAAAAGCCTTTACCGAGGAAACCGCCCCACAGCGCCTAGTGTACGTATCGTGCAACCCGTCCACGCTGGCACGCGACGCCGGCATTCTGGTCCACACCAAGGGCTACACGCTGAAATCGGCCGGCATCGTGAACATGTTCCCGCACACCGGCCACGTGGAGTCCATTGCCTGGTTCGAAAAAACCAGCCCGTGCAAGACCCATGCCGAAGTAGCGGAAATGGAAGCGCGCGAAGAAGCCGAGCGCGACGCCGCCCGTGCCATCGCCATTGCCGCCCGCGAAGTGCGAGAAACCCAGCTGGCCGAGCTGCGTGCCATCGAAAAGGCCGAAAAGCAGGCTGCCAAAGCCGCCCGCACCGCCGAGTTCCAGGCCCGCACTGCGGCCAACGCGGAAAAGCGCGCCGCTTTCGAAGCCCGCCAGGCTGGTGGTGATGCGGGTAGTGAGCAGGCGGAGTAA
- a CDS encoding tyrosine-type recombinase/integrase — protein sequence MSADLARARCTHWLQLNRDTYALGTSTATSNPAPTLPTTPTLQEVYEEYTKSKQLRSTTLATYGKTLRLYLSAYINQPLTALTSKTVRAIYSGLKSKISVAKANAALSLIKALWRWWSATQEIELPDIFTALAASGEKKKTKAKDDVLIDSQIQELGRNLNKLREQKKNFILTGLYTGLRLSELLRLTPSSIDQKCKTIKIDNTKNGKPHTLPISTHLMNVLIELCKGKANSTPLFPAQAKNWCSSISKLVNIPFSAHTLRRTFASQATKININAYTIKALLNHHAGSDITQLHYIRLNVDDLKSPMQKICSHINNLIYNTSNTDEIHKTPI from the coding sequence GTGAGCGCTGACTTAGCAAGGGCGCGTTGCACTCACTGGCTTCAACTGAACAGAGATACCTACGCTCTTGGTACTAGCACTGCCACTTCAAATCCCGCCCCAACACTGCCCACCACACCAACGCTCCAAGAAGTGTACGAAGAGTACACAAAGTCAAAGCAATTAAGATCGACCACGCTTGCTACCTACGGCAAGACATTACGGCTATATCTTTCGGCCTATATAAATCAGCCTCTCACAGCTTTGACATCGAAAACAGTAAGAGCTATATACTCTGGACTAAAAAGTAAAATCTCAGTTGCCAAGGCGAATGCTGCTTTATCTCTCATTAAAGCACTATGGCGCTGGTGGAGTGCTACACAAGAAATTGAACTTCCCGATATTTTCACAGCACTAGCCGCATCAGGAGAAAAGAAAAAAACAAAAGCAAAGGATGACGTATTAATTGATAGTCAAATTCAAGAACTCGGAAGAAATTTAAACAAGCTCAGAGAACAAAAAAAGAATTTCATCCTCACAGGGCTTTATACAGGGCTTCGTCTATCAGAACTTCTAAGACTCACTCCTTCATCCATCGACCAAAAATGCAAAACCATCAAAATTGACAACACAAAGAATGGGAAACCACACACTTTACCGATTAGCACACATCTAATGAATGTCCTAATTGAGCTATGTAAGGGCAAGGCTAACAGCACTCCGTTGTTTCCAGCACAAGCTAAAAATTGGTGCTCCAGCATATCAAAATTAGTGAACATACCCTTCTCAGCACATACACTGAGAAGAACTTTTGCATCACAAGCAACCAAAATAAACATCAACGCCTACACCATTAAAGCACTTCTAAATCATCACGCAGGCTCTGACATAACTCAATTGCATTACATTAGATTAAATGTAGACGATCTCAAATCGCCAATGCAAAAAATCTGCTCACACATTAACAACCTAATATACAACACCAGCAATACTGACGAAATACACAAAACACCTATTTAA